The following coding sequences lie in one Spirosoma sp. KUDC1026 genomic window:
- a CDS encoding VOC family protein produces the protein MIQFKRLDHILVSIPEGKTAEARAFYRDVLELTEIPGNHPKGAIWFTIADIQLHLREEAGGYYSARHPAFEVLDLEAAKQDLIQKGVSLAYSSEIDGRQRFFIRDPFDNRIEFLQYNA, from the coding sequence ATGATTCAATTCAAGCGGTTAGACCACATTCTGGTTTCCATACCGGAAGGCAAAACAGCCGAGGCTCGTGCTTTTTACCGCGACGTGCTTGAGTTGACCGAAATTCCAGGTAATCATCCGAAGGGAGCTATCTGGTTTACCATCGCCGACATTCAACTGCATTTGCGGGAAGAAGCGGGCGGTTATTACTCCGCCCGGCATCCGGCCTTCGAAGTTCTTGACCTGGAAGCCGCTAAACAGGATTTGATTCAGAAAGGAGTCAGCCTTGCGTATTCCTCTGAAATCGACGGTCGGCAGCGGTTCTTCATTCGCGATCCCTTCGATAACCGGATTGAGTTTTTGCAGTACAATGCGTAG
- a CDS encoding efflux RND transporter permease subunit, translating into MIQKLITFSLRNRWAVVGLAVAMMGLGLWCFKLLKIEAYPDIADTNVVVIAKYDGRAAEEVEQQVTIPIERVLNNVPHVTDRRSRTIFGLSVVQLNFDETVTDYFARQQIIERLSNAQLPDGVEPELAPLTTAVGEIYRYVIEAPATFTPMQLRDLQDWVIIPQLLQVPGLADVTTFGGPIKQYQVIPDPAKLRKFDLTLQEVVDALQKNNQNTGGNIVARGGQGFAVRGLGALKTPEDVQNIVLKTNEGVPVFVRDVASVEINPPSPSGILGYRIPDEHLDAVGSTEGIVLLRRGENPSEVLELLKEKIADLEARELPKGVHLRILYDRGFLIDHSLETVAHTLIEGISIVAILLVLFLGSLRAALVVTVTIPFSLLFAFILMKLVGIPANLLSLGAIDFGIIVDGASVMAEHLIRRYRSPRPTDRTEGLVTVTTKSAGEVAREIFFSVTIIILAYMPILLMQRVEGKLFSPMALTLSFAVIGSLLCALTLIPVLISFAFRKALDPNGKPLKEHKNFLLSPLERGYQRLLRSALFRQPRLVVGVGMTIVLVMIGFGLKLGTEFLPELDEGSIFMRAFMPSGITIQENAKIAPKIRDIIGKYKPVSFVITQSGRNDDGTDPFPSDRTEILVGLKDYSTWSDSISKKEIVRSMQAELQEAFPGAFFSSGQPIIDQVMEIVTGSAADLAISVVGNDLTLMRSKADSIAALVRGMNGAVSVNIEQEGPQDQLAIRINRPAAARYGINVSEIEGMIEAAIGGKAVGSIYDEAKRYDIVVRFTPESRGSIDAIRQLQVPSATGALIPMSELADIRYVQGQTNIYRINGKRMITVRTNIRGRDQGGFVREISQKVSQHVHIPEGYSIIYGGQYENLERAGGQLAISIPLTIVVVFLFLFMLYGNVRDTLLTLTCLLFALAGGIVSLLLRGYNFNVSAGVGFVSIFGISVMAGVLLVSALNRSLEHSDKSLLEITIDTAQEQFRAIMAIMVVAIIGLVPAAISSGIGSDVQRPLATVIIGGLTTTLIFTPLLIPPLFYLVNRRRMRPTVGIDGKPQPEPIEEGTEI; encoded by the coding sequence ATGATTCAGAAATTAATCACGTTTTCCCTGCGCAACCGCTGGGCCGTTGTTGGGCTGGCGGTTGCAATGATGGGGCTGGGCCTGTGGTGCTTCAAACTGCTCAAGATCGAAGCCTACCCGGATATTGCCGATACCAACGTTGTCGTCATTGCGAAATACGACGGACGGGCCGCCGAGGAGGTCGAGCAGCAGGTGACAATTCCCATTGAGCGGGTGCTTAACAACGTACCACACGTAACAGATCGCCGGTCGCGAACGATTTTCGGGCTGTCGGTGGTGCAGCTTAACTTCGACGAAACCGTAACCGACTATTTCGCCCGGCAGCAGATCATAGAACGGCTCAGTAACGCGCAGTTGCCCGATGGCGTCGAGCCGGAACTGGCTCCGTTGACAACCGCAGTGGGTGAAATTTACCGGTACGTGATCGAAGCGCCGGCTACGTTCACGCCCATGCAACTGCGCGATCTGCAGGACTGGGTCATCATTCCGCAACTCCTGCAGGTGCCTGGCCTAGCCGACGTAACGACCTTCGGCGGCCCCATCAAACAATACCAGGTTATTCCGGACCCTGCCAAGCTGCGCAAATTCGACCTGACGTTGCAAGAGGTGGTCGATGCCCTGCAGAAAAACAATCAGAACACGGGGGGGAATATCGTCGCTCGGGGTGGACAGGGGTTTGCTGTTCGTGGGTTAGGCGCGTTGAAAACGCCTGAGGATGTACAGAACATCGTTCTGAAAACCAACGAAGGCGTACCCGTATTCGTCCGGGACGTCGCCAGCGTGGAAATCAATCCACCGTCACCCTCGGGGATTCTGGGCTACCGGATTCCGGATGAACACCTGGATGCGGTTGGTTCAACGGAAGGGATTGTCCTGTTACGTCGGGGGGAGAACCCCAGCGAGGTACTGGAACTGCTGAAAGAAAAGATCGCTGATCTGGAAGCGCGAGAACTGCCCAAAGGCGTTCATCTGCGGATTCTATACGACCGGGGCTTCCTGATCGACCATTCGCTCGAAACCGTAGCGCACACGCTGATCGAAGGGATTTCGATTGTCGCGATCCTGCTCGTTCTGTTCCTGGGGAGTCTCCGGGCCGCGCTGGTCGTTACGGTGACGATTCCGTTTTCGCTGCTGTTTGCGTTTATCCTGATGAAACTCGTCGGCATCCCGGCTAATCTACTCTCACTGGGCGCTATCGACTTCGGGATCATCGTGGATGGCGCGAGTGTGATGGCCGAGCATTTGATTCGACGATACCGGTCCCCGCGACCGACGGACCGAACGGAAGGGCTGGTCACGGTTACGACCAAATCGGCGGGCGAAGTGGCGCGGGAGATTTTCTTCTCGGTCACGATCATCATTCTGGCGTATATGCCAATCCTGCTGATGCAGCGGGTAGAAGGGAAGCTCTTCAGCCCAATGGCACTGACGTTGTCGTTTGCCGTAATCGGGTCGTTGCTCTGTGCCCTGACGCTGATTCCGGTGTTGATTTCTTTCGCGTTCCGTAAAGCACTCGACCCGAACGGGAAGCCGCTGAAAGAACACAAAAACTTTCTGTTGTCGCCCCTGGAGCGGGGTTATCAGCGGCTCCTGCGGTCGGCGTTGTTCCGGCAGCCCCGGCTGGTCGTAGGTGTAGGAATGACGATTGTGCTGGTCATGATCGGCTTTGGCCTGAAGCTCGGTACCGAGTTCCTGCCGGAACTGGACGAAGGTTCGATCTTCATGCGGGCATTCATGCCGTCGGGGATTACGATTCAGGAAAACGCCAAGATCGCGCCCAAAATCCGCGATATCATCGGCAAATACAAACCCGTCAGTTTCGTCATCACCCAATCGGGACGTAACGACGACGGTACTGACCCGTTCCCGTCGGACCGGACTGAAATCCTGGTAGGGCTGAAGGACTACAGTACCTGGTCAGACAGTATATCCAAAAAAGAAATTGTCCGGTCGATGCAGGCCGAGCTACAGGAAGCATTTCCTGGTGCGTTCTTCTCGTCCGGTCAGCCGATTATTGATCAGGTGATGGAGATCGTGACGGGCAGCGCGGCTGACCTGGCTATTTCGGTGGTCGGTAATGACCTGACACTGATGCGGTCCAAAGCGGATAGCATCGCTGCGCTGGTACGTGGCATGAACGGGGCCGTATCCGTGAATATTGAACAGGAAGGACCACAGGATCAACTGGCCATTCGCATCAACCGCCCGGCCGCGGCTCGGTACGGTATCAACGTATCCGAAATTGAAGGCATGATCGAAGCGGCCATTGGTGGCAAGGCGGTGGGTTCGATCTACGATGAGGCTAAACGATACGATATCGTGGTACGCTTTACGCCTGAGAGCCGGGGGAGTATTGACGCCATCCGGCAGTTACAGGTGCCCTCCGCCACGGGCGCTCTGATTCCAATGAGCGAACTGGCTGACATTCGTTACGTACAGGGGCAGACGAATATCTACCGCATCAACGGCAAGCGGATGATTACTGTCCGGACCAACATTCGTGGGCGCGACCAGGGTGGCTTCGTACGCGAGATCAGCCAGAAAGTAAGCCAGCACGTCCACATTCCGGAGGGCTACAGCATCATCTACGGTGGTCAGTACGAAAACCTCGAACGGGCGGGCGGCCAACTGGCTATTTCGATTCCGCTGACGATTGTTGTGGTGTTTCTCTTCCTGTTCATGCTCTACGGCAACGTGCGTGATACGTTGCTGACGCTGACCTGTCTGCTGTTTGCCCTGGCGGGTGGCATAGTCTCGCTGCTGTTACGTGGGTACAACTTCAACGTATCGGCCGGGGTTGGTTTCGTGTCTATCTTTGGTATATCGGTAATGGCGGGGGTACTGCTGGTGTCGGCGCTAAACCGGAGTCTGGAACATAGCGATAAGTCACTGCTGGAAATCACTATCGACACGGCGCAGGAACAGTTCCGAGCCATCATGGCGATCATGGTCGTGGCGATCATTGGTCTGGTTCCAGCGGCTATTTCGAGCGGTATCGGCTCCGATGTGCAGCGGCCACTAGCCACGGTGATTATCGGCGGCCTGACAACAACGTTGATCTTTACGCCCCTTCTGATTCCTCCCCTGTTTTACCTGGTTAACCGCCGTCGGATGCGCCCAACTGTCGGTATTGACGGAAAACCGCAGCCCGAACCGATTGAAGAAGGAACGGAGATTTAA
- a CDS encoding efflux RND transporter periplasmic adaptor subunit, with translation MISLRHVVILLGLITVSCKEKSKPVVTAIPRPEVSADGKKITFPDAAMIKPFTTEPAQPGAIRNDFSAPGHVAAMVVRSIESPSERLVLFDNPDLSANYTAILQHRINIQTQRGNLARVRDLQAHGAASGKEVIEAQTQLANEEAAIISDEATLKLAGFDPEALRRAKPNTSLVVCEIPENQFGSIRKGLPCTLNFASFPNQHFQGRIDDINDYVDNTTRQIKLRIAVDNPDGRLKAGMYATVQFGVVEGNSITVSRDAVVTVQGQDYVFVKTGPKSIERRPVQLGQQQNNRIVVQNGLRNEDAVVAANTLQLKGLSFGY, from the coding sequence ATGATATCGCTTCGTCATGTTGTTATCCTGCTGGGGCTCATTACGGTCTCCTGCAAAGAAAAATCCAAGCCGGTAGTGACGGCTATCCCCCGGCCCGAAGTGAGTGCCGACGGGAAGAAAATTACGTTTCCCGACGCGGCTATGATAAAGCCATTTACGACGGAACCGGCGCAGCCCGGCGCTATCCGGAATGATTTTTCGGCTCCCGGTCACGTAGCGGCTATGGTGGTTCGTTCTATCGAAAGCCCATCCGAGCGGCTGGTGCTGTTCGATAATCCGGATCTGTCGGCGAATTATACGGCCATTCTGCAGCACCGGATCAATATTCAGACCCAGCGGGGCAACCTGGCGCGGGTGCGCGATTTACAGGCGCACGGGGCCGCATCGGGCAAGGAAGTCATCGAAGCGCAGACCCAGCTGGCTAACGAAGAAGCGGCCATTATCAGCGATGAGGCTACGCTGAAACTAGCCGGTTTCGATCCGGAAGCGTTACGTCGCGCCAAACCCAACACCAGTCTGGTAGTCTGTGAGATTCCGGAAAATCAGTTCGGCAGCATCCGGAAGGGCCTGCCCTGTACGCTCAACTTTGCTTCGTTCCCGAACCAGCACTTTCAGGGACGGATTGACGATATCAACGATTACGTAGACAACACCACCCGTCAGATTAAACTGCGTATTGCCGTTGACAATCCCGACGGGCGCCTGAAAGCGGGTATGTACGCTACGGTGCAGTTTGGCGTGGTCGAAGGAAATTCTATCACGGTCTCGCGCGACGCCGTGGTAACGGTGCAGGGCCAGGATTACGTCTTCGTGAAAACCGGACCAAAGAGCATCGAGCGTCGCCCGGTTCAGCTCGGTCAGCAGCAAAACAACCGCATTGTAGTACAGAACGGCTTACGCAACGAAGACGCTGTTGTTGCTGCCAATACATTGCAGTTAAAAGGACTAAGTTTTGGGTATTAA